Proteins from a genomic interval of Harpia harpyja isolate bHarHar1 chromosome 7, bHarHar1 primary haplotype, whole genome shotgun sequence:
- the DDI2 gene encoding protein DDI1 homolog 2 isoform X1, which produces MLLTVFCLRRDRSELTFSLQVDADFELQNFRALCELESGIPAAESQIVYAERPLTDNNRSLASYGLKDGDVVILRQKETVEPRPSIRFPGLPRIDFSSIAVPGTSTQQHQPPAQRLRPSPPDAPSFPQGLDNPALLREMLLANPHELSLLKERNPPLAEALLSGDLEKFTRVLLEQQQDRARREQERIRLYSADPFDLEAQAKIEEDIRQQNIEENMTIAMEEAPESFGQVVMLYINCKVNGHPVKAFVDSGAQMTIMSQACAERCNIMRLVDRRWAGIAKGVGTQKIIGRVHLAQVQIEGDFLACSFSILEEQPMDMLLGLDMLKRHQCSIDLKKNVLVIGTTGSQTTFLPEGELPECARLAYGAGREDVRPEEIADQELAEAIQKSVEEAENSDKETTSLEMPSLPASDGFQNPVRSSGLNSKICNPTNQLLDRSVSAPASICSSKSSLAEPIDPRAVKSFESSIECQITPEKEHPLLLQHLSNNASLANNDPSPQTGEVTCCNPACLSQKTLKETFIADSLKECNAKEQDRGQEHPLEVTKENSLADTAAKHGQNKDVCLSSEQAEQEQRHELPIDHQTCKEPEKEHLEEQTETTDPEPPCHVGGVQKPVVEEASQPENPPTETRGDGQEKAGHSCPKGSIQVSASCSCMHTEAFMEIDVVEQSVAEAHSSASEQKRQAENRSVSDLNMNAFSMEVESLKSASSLSDPLSIGDVPQSESTSETPAKYNKLSNLAAEDSSSPSSIHQLDTDPGRPSEEPCFSLASALKELHKLLIISRKGECKILASEEVSQLEMVHKEPTAQQKKLSEDEQKGSDPASQEQSCSFYEVRSEGGRAEGQQPCDSGIENISTGSISHMQSALGEGALEIQKFSGKSDLIMVNSAATSDQQQGSEQAEVLAEGYRSPTSLTSEQNTSISSAPALDRGAPQDTRSLFTAAPGRSSSSAPEGPWPLGGCEEPLLNPPAGYTGPTSGASPPPAFPAADVDRILGAGFTTREALEALEQADGNTDLALLILLAKSIVVPT; this is translated from the exons ATGCTGCTCACCGTGTTCTGCCTGCGCCGCGACCGCAGCGAGCTCACCTTCTCCCTCCAGGTGGACGCCGACTTCGAACTGCAAAACTTCCGAGCTCTCTGCGAGCTGGAGTCCGGTATCCCGGCGGCCGAGAGCCAG ATAGTCTATGCAGAGCGGCCTCTAACTGACAACAACAGATCTTTGGCCTCCTATGGCTTGAAAGACGGGGACGTGGTGATTTTGCGACAGAAGGAGACCGTAGAGCCACGGCCGTCCATCCGTTTCCCAG GTCTGCCGAGGATAGACTTCAGCAGCATCGCAGTTCCTGGGACATCCACTCAGCAGCACCAGCCACCAGCACAGCGTCTTCGCCCATCACCTCCCGATGCACCTTCGTTCCCTCAGGGTTTGGACAATCCGGCGCTGCTACGGGAGATGTTGCTTGCGAATCCCCACGAGCTGTCCCTGCTGAAGGAGCGCAATCCACCCTTGGCGGAAGCGTTGCTCAGTGGAGACCTTG AGAAATTCACCAGGGTGTTGCTGGAGCAACAGCAGGACCGAGCCCGGCGGGAGCAGGAGAGGATCCGACTCTATTCAGCTGACCCTTTTGATCTCGAGGCACAGGCCAAGATAGAAGAAGACATAAG GCAACAAAACATTGAAGAAAATATGACGATAGCAATGGAAGAGGCCCCCGAGAGTTTTGGCCAGGTGGTGATGCTGTATATTAACTGCAAAGTCAATGGACATCCTGTGAAAGCCTTTGTTGACTCAG GTGCCCAGATGACCATCATGAGCCAAGCTTGTGCTGAAAGGTGCAACATTATGAGACTGGTAGATCGGCGGTGGGCCGGCATTGCTAAAGGTGTAGGGACGCAGAAAATAATTGGCAGAGTGCACTTAG CTCAGGTCCAGATTGAAGGGGATTTCCTGGCATGCTCCTTCTCAATCCTTGAAGAGCAGCCCATGGACATGCTTCTAGGACTGGATATGCTAAAGAGGCATCAG TGTTCAATTGATCTCAAGAAGAATGTACTAGTGATCGGCACAACTGGCTCGCAGACCACTTTCCTCCCGGAGGGCGAGCTCCCAGAGTGTGCCCGGCTGGCTTACGGGGCCGGGCGGGAAGATGTGCGGCCAGAGGAGATTGCAGACCAGGAACTAGCAGAAGCAATACAGAAGTCCGTAGAGGAAGCAG AGAATAGTGACAAAGAAACTACCTCACTGGAAATGCCCTCATTACCAGCTTCTGATGGGTTTCAAAATCCAGTCCGGTCTTCAGGACTAAATTCCAAGATCTGTAATCCCACAAATCAATTACTTGATCGTTCTGTCTCTGCCCCTGCTTCAATTTGCTCATCCAAATCTAGCCTTGCAGAGCCCATTGATCCTAGAGCCGTCAAGTCCTTTGAGTCTTCAATTGAATGCCAGATAACCCCAGAAAAAGAACATCCTCTCTTATTACAGCATCTTTCCAATAACGCTTCCTTGGCAAATAACGACCCTTCTCCCCAGACCGGGGAGGTAACCTGTTGCAATCCAGCTTGCCTTTCACAGAAGACACTCAAAGAAACCTTTATTGCTGACAGTCTAAAGGAATGTAACGCTAAAGAACAAGACCGCGGTCAGGAACACCCTTTGGAAGtgacaaaagaaaatagtttggCTGACACTGCTGCTAAGCACGGGCAAAATAAAGATGTATGTCTGTCTTCAGAACAGGCGGAACAGGAGCAAAGGCATGAGCTTCCCATAGACCATCAGACGTGCAAAGAACCAGAAAAGGAACATCTGGAGGAGCAAACTGAGACAACTGACCCAGAACCTCCTTGCCATGTTGGTGGGGTTCAGAAACCTGTTGTTGAAgaagccagccagccagaaaaTCCTCCTACGGAAACAAGAGGAGATGGACAGGAGAAAGCAGGTCATTCCTGTCCAAAAGGGAGTATCCAAGTGTCAGCCTCCTGTAGCTGTATGCATACGGAAGCCTTCATGGAAATAGATGTAGTTGAGCAGTCTGTAGCTGAAGCGCACAGCTCAGCAAGCGAGCAGAAGCGGCAGGCTGAGAACAGAAGTGTATCTGACCTGAACATGAATGCCTTTTCCATGGAGGTGGAGTCGCTGAAGTCTGCATCCTCCTTGAGTGATCCGCTTTCCATCGGTGATGTCCCGCAGTCTGAAAGCACTAGTGAAACTCCTGCAAAGTATAACAAGTTGTCTAATTTGGCGGCTGAAGACAGCTCTTCCCCCTCCAGCATCCATCAGCTGGACACAGATCCAGGAAGACCTTCAGAAGAGCCATGTTTCTCTTTAGCATCAGCCTTGAAAGAGCTTCACAAACTCTTGATAATCAGTCGGAAAGGAGAATGTAAAATCCTTGCCTCTGAAGAAGTCTCTCAGCTGGAAATGGTTCACAAAGAGCCAACAGCACAGCAGAAGAAGCTTTCTGAAGATGAACAGAAAGGCTCAGATCCAGCCAGCCAGGAACAGAGTTGTTCCTTCTATGAGGTGAGGTCTGAAGGTGGAAGAGCAGAGGGGCAACAGCCTTGTGATTCTGGCATAGAAAACATCAGCACTGGGTCTATCAGTCACATGCAGTCCGCTCTCGGAGAAGGTGCTTTAGAGATTCAGAAGTTTTCAGGTAAGAGTGATTTGATCATGGTGAATTCTGCAGCAACATCTGACCAGCAACAGGGCTCTGAGCAGGCAGAGGTTTTGGCAGAAGGTTATCGGAGTCCAACTAGTCTGACTTCGGAGCAAAACACATCCATTTCCTCTGCACCTGCTTTGGACAGAGGTGCACCTCAAGATACTCGGAGCCTGTTCACAGCAGCACCTGGGAGAAGCAGTAGTTCTGCTCCTGAAGGTCCGTGGCCGTTGGGTGGGTGTGAGGAACCACTGCTGAACCCACCAGCTGGCTATACTGGACCTACCTCGGGTGCTTCTCCACCACCTGCTTTCCCTGCGGCTGATGTTGATCGGATCCTCGGTGCTGGTTTTACCACGCGGGAAGCTCTCGAGGCTTTGGAACAAGCAGATGGAAACACAGATCTTGCTCTTCTCATTTTGCTAGCCAAGAGTATTGTTGTTCCTACATAA
- the DDI2 gene encoding protein DDI1 homolog 2 isoform X2, whose product MLLANPHELSLLKERNPPLAEALLSGDLEKFTRVLLEQQQDRARREQERIRLYSADPFDLEAQAKIEEDIRQQNIEENMTIAMEEAPESFGQVVMLYINCKVNGHPVKAFVDSGAQMTIMSQACAERCNIMRLVDRRWAGIAKGVGTQKIIGRVHLAQVQIEGDFLACSFSILEEQPMDMLLGLDMLKRHQCSIDLKKNVLVIGTTGSQTTFLPEGELPECARLAYGAGREDVRPEEIADQELAEAIQKSVEEAENSDKETTSLEMPSLPASDGFQNPVRSSGLNSKICNPTNQLLDRSVSAPASICSSKSSLAEPIDPRAVKSFESSIECQITPEKEHPLLLQHLSNNASLANNDPSPQTGEVTCCNPACLSQKTLKETFIADSLKECNAKEQDRGQEHPLEVTKENSLADTAAKHGQNKDVCLSSEQAEQEQRHELPIDHQTCKEPEKEHLEEQTETTDPEPPCHVGGVQKPVVEEASQPENPPTETRGDGQEKAGHSCPKGSIQVSASCSCMHTEAFMEIDVVEQSVAEAHSSASEQKRQAENRSVSDLNMNAFSMEVESLKSASSLSDPLSIGDVPQSESTSETPAKYNKLSNLAAEDSSSPSSIHQLDTDPGRPSEEPCFSLASALKELHKLLIISRKGECKILASEEVSQLEMVHKEPTAQQKKLSEDEQKGSDPASQEQSCSFYEVRSEGGRAEGQQPCDSGIENISTGSISHMQSALGEGALEIQKFSGKSDLIMVNSAATSDQQQGSEQAEVLAEGYRSPTSLTSEQNTSISSAPALDRGAPQDTRSLFTAAPGRSSSSAPEGPWPLGGCEEPLLNPPAGYTGPTSGASPPPAFPAADVDRILGAGFTTREALEALEQADGNTDLALLILLAKSIVVPT is encoded by the exons ATGTTGCTTGCGAATCCCCACGAGCTGTCCCTGCTGAAGGAGCGCAATCCACCCTTGGCGGAAGCGTTGCTCAGTGGAGACCTTG AGAAATTCACCAGGGTGTTGCTGGAGCAACAGCAGGACCGAGCCCGGCGGGAGCAGGAGAGGATCCGACTCTATTCAGCTGACCCTTTTGATCTCGAGGCACAGGCCAAGATAGAAGAAGACATAAG GCAACAAAACATTGAAGAAAATATGACGATAGCAATGGAAGAGGCCCCCGAGAGTTTTGGCCAGGTGGTGATGCTGTATATTAACTGCAAAGTCAATGGACATCCTGTGAAAGCCTTTGTTGACTCAG GTGCCCAGATGACCATCATGAGCCAAGCTTGTGCTGAAAGGTGCAACATTATGAGACTGGTAGATCGGCGGTGGGCCGGCATTGCTAAAGGTGTAGGGACGCAGAAAATAATTGGCAGAGTGCACTTAG CTCAGGTCCAGATTGAAGGGGATTTCCTGGCATGCTCCTTCTCAATCCTTGAAGAGCAGCCCATGGACATGCTTCTAGGACTGGATATGCTAAAGAGGCATCAG TGTTCAATTGATCTCAAGAAGAATGTACTAGTGATCGGCACAACTGGCTCGCAGACCACTTTCCTCCCGGAGGGCGAGCTCCCAGAGTGTGCCCGGCTGGCTTACGGGGCCGGGCGGGAAGATGTGCGGCCAGAGGAGATTGCAGACCAGGAACTAGCAGAAGCAATACAGAAGTCCGTAGAGGAAGCAG AGAATAGTGACAAAGAAACTACCTCACTGGAAATGCCCTCATTACCAGCTTCTGATGGGTTTCAAAATCCAGTCCGGTCTTCAGGACTAAATTCCAAGATCTGTAATCCCACAAATCAATTACTTGATCGTTCTGTCTCTGCCCCTGCTTCAATTTGCTCATCCAAATCTAGCCTTGCAGAGCCCATTGATCCTAGAGCCGTCAAGTCCTTTGAGTCTTCAATTGAATGCCAGATAACCCCAGAAAAAGAACATCCTCTCTTATTACAGCATCTTTCCAATAACGCTTCCTTGGCAAATAACGACCCTTCTCCCCAGACCGGGGAGGTAACCTGTTGCAATCCAGCTTGCCTTTCACAGAAGACACTCAAAGAAACCTTTATTGCTGACAGTCTAAAGGAATGTAACGCTAAAGAACAAGACCGCGGTCAGGAACACCCTTTGGAAGtgacaaaagaaaatagtttggCTGACACTGCTGCTAAGCACGGGCAAAATAAAGATGTATGTCTGTCTTCAGAACAGGCGGAACAGGAGCAAAGGCATGAGCTTCCCATAGACCATCAGACGTGCAAAGAACCAGAAAAGGAACATCTGGAGGAGCAAACTGAGACAACTGACCCAGAACCTCCTTGCCATGTTGGTGGGGTTCAGAAACCTGTTGTTGAAgaagccagccagccagaaaaTCCTCCTACGGAAACAAGAGGAGATGGACAGGAGAAAGCAGGTCATTCCTGTCCAAAAGGGAGTATCCAAGTGTCAGCCTCCTGTAGCTGTATGCATACGGAAGCCTTCATGGAAATAGATGTAGTTGAGCAGTCTGTAGCTGAAGCGCACAGCTCAGCAAGCGAGCAGAAGCGGCAGGCTGAGAACAGAAGTGTATCTGACCTGAACATGAATGCCTTTTCCATGGAGGTGGAGTCGCTGAAGTCTGCATCCTCCTTGAGTGATCCGCTTTCCATCGGTGATGTCCCGCAGTCTGAAAGCACTAGTGAAACTCCTGCAAAGTATAACAAGTTGTCTAATTTGGCGGCTGAAGACAGCTCTTCCCCCTCCAGCATCCATCAGCTGGACACAGATCCAGGAAGACCTTCAGAAGAGCCATGTTTCTCTTTAGCATCAGCCTTGAAAGAGCTTCACAAACTCTTGATAATCAGTCGGAAAGGAGAATGTAAAATCCTTGCCTCTGAAGAAGTCTCTCAGCTGGAAATGGTTCACAAAGAGCCAACAGCACAGCAGAAGAAGCTTTCTGAAGATGAACAGAAAGGCTCAGATCCAGCCAGCCAGGAACAGAGTTGTTCCTTCTATGAGGTGAGGTCTGAAGGTGGAAGAGCAGAGGGGCAACAGCCTTGTGATTCTGGCATAGAAAACATCAGCACTGGGTCTATCAGTCACATGCAGTCCGCTCTCGGAGAAGGTGCTTTAGAGATTCAGAAGTTTTCAGGTAAGAGTGATTTGATCATGGTGAATTCTGCAGCAACATCTGACCAGCAACAGGGCTCTGAGCAGGCAGAGGTTTTGGCAGAAGGTTATCGGAGTCCAACTAGTCTGACTTCGGAGCAAAACACATCCATTTCCTCTGCACCTGCTTTGGACAGAGGTGCACCTCAAGATACTCGGAGCCTGTTCACAGCAGCACCTGGGAGAAGCAGTAGTTCTGCTCCTGAAGGTCCGTGGCCGTTGGGTGGGTGTGAGGAACCACTGCTGAACCCACCAGCTGGCTATACTGGACCTACCTCGGGTGCTTCTCCACCACCTGCTTTCCCTGCGGCTGATGTTGATCGGATCCTCGGTGCTGGTTTTACCACGCGGGAAGCTCTCGAGGCTTTGGAACAAGCAGATGGAAACACAGATCTTGCTCTTCTCATTTTGCTAGCCAAGAGTATTGTTGTTCCTACATAA
- the DDI2 gene encoding protein DDI1 homolog 2 isoform X4 produces MLLTVFCLRRDRSELTFSLQVDADFELQNFRALCELESGIPAAESQIVYAERPLTDNNRSLASYGLKDGDVVILRQKETVEPRPSIRFPGLPRIDFSSIAVPGTSTQQHQPPAQRLRPSPPDAPSFPQGLDNPALLREMLLANPHELSLLKERNPPLAEALLSGDLEKFTRVLLEQQQDRARREQERIRLYSADPFDLEAQAKIEEDIRQQNIEENMTIAMEEAPESFGQVVMLYINCKVNGHPVKAFVDSGAQMTIMSQACAERCNIMRLVDRRWAGIAKGVGTQKIIGRVHLAQVQIEGDFLACSFSILEEQPMDMLLGLDMLKRHQCSIDLKKNVLVIGTTGSQTTFLPEGELPECARLAYGAGREDVRPEEIADQELAEAIQKSVEEAERQKP; encoded by the exons ATGCTGCTCACCGTGTTCTGCCTGCGCCGCGACCGCAGCGAGCTCACCTTCTCCCTCCAGGTGGACGCCGACTTCGAACTGCAAAACTTCCGAGCTCTCTGCGAGCTGGAGTCCGGTATCCCGGCGGCCGAGAGCCAG ATAGTCTATGCAGAGCGGCCTCTAACTGACAACAACAGATCTTTGGCCTCCTATGGCTTGAAAGACGGGGACGTGGTGATTTTGCGACAGAAGGAGACCGTAGAGCCACGGCCGTCCATCCGTTTCCCAG GTCTGCCGAGGATAGACTTCAGCAGCATCGCAGTTCCTGGGACATCCACTCAGCAGCACCAGCCACCAGCACAGCGTCTTCGCCCATCACCTCCCGATGCACCTTCGTTCCCTCAGGGTTTGGACAATCCGGCGCTGCTACGGGAGATGTTGCTTGCGAATCCCCACGAGCTGTCCCTGCTGAAGGAGCGCAATCCACCCTTGGCGGAAGCGTTGCTCAGTGGAGACCTTG AGAAATTCACCAGGGTGTTGCTGGAGCAACAGCAGGACCGAGCCCGGCGGGAGCAGGAGAGGATCCGACTCTATTCAGCTGACCCTTTTGATCTCGAGGCACAGGCCAAGATAGAAGAAGACATAAG GCAACAAAACATTGAAGAAAATATGACGATAGCAATGGAAGAGGCCCCCGAGAGTTTTGGCCAGGTGGTGATGCTGTATATTAACTGCAAAGTCAATGGACATCCTGTGAAAGCCTTTGTTGACTCAG GTGCCCAGATGACCATCATGAGCCAAGCTTGTGCTGAAAGGTGCAACATTATGAGACTGGTAGATCGGCGGTGGGCCGGCATTGCTAAAGGTGTAGGGACGCAGAAAATAATTGGCAGAGTGCACTTAG CTCAGGTCCAGATTGAAGGGGATTTCCTGGCATGCTCCTTCTCAATCCTTGAAGAGCAGCCCATGGACATGCTTCTAGGACTGGATATGCTAAAGAGGCATCAG TGTTCAATTGATCTCAAGAAGAATGTACTAGTGATCGGCACAACTGGCTCGCAGACCACTTTCCTCCCGGAGGGCGAGCTCCCAGAGTGTGCCCGGCTGGCTTACGGGGCCGGGCGGGAAGATGTGCGGCCAGAGGAGATTGCAGACCAGGAACTAGCAGAAGCAATACAGAAGTCCGTAGAGGAAGCAG AACGTCAGAAGCCTTGA
- the DDI2 gene encoding protein DDI1 homolog 2 isoform X3 has translation MLLTVFCLRRDRSELTFSLQVDADFELQNFRALCELESGIPAAESQIVYAERPLTDNNRSLASYGLKDGDVVILRQKETVEPRPSIRFPGLPRIDFSSIAVPGTSTQQHQPPAQRLRPSPPDAPSFPQGLDNPALLREMLLANPHELSLLKERNPPLAEALLSGDLEKFTRVLLEQQQDRARREQERIRLYSADPFDLEAQAKIEEDIRQQNIEENMTIAMEEAPESFGQVVMLYINCKVNGHPVKAFVDSGAQMTIMSQACAERCNIMRLVDRRWAGIAKGVGTQKIIGRVHLAQVQIEGDFLACSFSILEEQPMDMLLGLDMLKRHQCSIDLKKNVLVIGTTGSQTTFLPEGELPECARLAYGAGREDVRPEEIADQELAEAIQKSVEEAAAARWYQENQVKEQETGEGENVMQDQRSSAPRKACVLS, from the exons ATGCTGCTCACCGTGTTCTGCCTGCGCCGCGACCGCAGCGAGCTCACCTTCTCCCTCCAGGTGGACGCCGACTTCGAACTGCAAAACTTCCGAGCTCTCTGCGAGCTGGAGTCCGGTATCCCGGCGGCCGAGAGCCAG ATAGTCTATGCAGAGCGGCCTCTAACTGACAACAACAGATCTTTGGCCTCCTATGGCTTGAAAGACGGGGACGTGGTGATTTTGCGACAGAAGGAGACCGTAGAGCCACGGCCGTCCATCCGTTTCCCAG GTCTGCCGAGGATAGACTTCAGCAGCATCGCAGTTCCTGGGACATCCACTCAGCAGCACCAGCCACCAGCACAGCGTCTTCGCCCATCACCTCCCGATGCACCTTCGTTCCCTCAGGGTTTGGACAATCCGGCGCTGCTACGGGAGATGTTGCTTGCGAATCCCCACGAGCTGTCCCTGCTGAAGGAGCGCAATCCACCCTTGGCGGAAGCGTTGCTCAGTGGAGACCTTG AGAAATTCACCAGGGTGTTGCTGGAGCAACAGCAGGACCGAGCCCGGCGGGAGCAGGAGAGGATCCGACTCTATTCAGCTGACCCTTTTGATCTCGAGGCACAGGCCAAGATAGAAGAAGACATAAG GCAACAAAACATTGAAGAAAATATGACGATAGCAATGGAAGAGGCCCCCGAGAGTTTTGGCCAGGTGGTGATGCTGTATATTAACTGCAAAGTCAATGGACATCCTGTGAAAGCCTTTGTTGACTCAG GTGCCCAGATGACCATCATGAGCCAAGCTTGTGCTGAAAGGTGCAACATTATGAGACTGGTAGATCGGCGGTGGGCCGGCATTGCTAAAGGTGTAGGGACGCAGAAAATAATTGGCAGAGTGCACTTAG CTCAGGTCCAGATTGAAGGGGATTTCCTGGCATGCTCCTTCTCAATCCTTGAAGAGCAGCCCATGGACATGCTTCTAGGACTGGATATGCTAAAGAGGCATCAG TGTTCAATTGATCTCAAGAAGAATGTACTAGTGATCGGCACAACTGGCTCGCAGACCACTTTCCTCCCGGAGGGCGAGCTCCCAGAGTGTGCCCGGCTGGCTTACGGGGCCGGGCGGGAAGATGTGCGGCCAGAGGAGATTGCAGACCAGGAACTAGCAGAAGCAATACAGAAGTCCGTAGAGGAAGCAG CTGCTGCTAGATGGTACCAGGAAAACCAAGTAAAAGAACAGGAAACTGGAGAGGGAGAGAATGTAATGCAGGACCAAAGAAGCTCAGCTCCCCGCAAGGCTTGTGTTCTGTCATAA
- the DDOST gene encoding dolichyl-diphosphooligosaccharide--protein glycosyltransferase 48 kDa subunit — MAAAAVRLWWLLAVAAAGAEGGPRTLVLLENGNLRDTHSLFFRSLADRGFDLTFRTADDAGLSLIKYGEFLYDNLIIFSPSIEDFGGNINVETITAFIDGGGSVLVAASSDIGDPLRELGSECGIEFDEERTAVIDHHNYDISDPGQHTLIVADAENLLKAPTIVGKAALNPILFRGVGMVADPDNPLVLDILTGSSTSYSFFPDKPITQYPHAVGKNTLLIAGLQARNNARVVFSGSLDFFSDAFFNSAVQKAAPGSKRYSQTGNYELAVALSRWVFKEEGVLRVGAVSHHRVGELAPPHAYTVTDLVEYSIIIEKLSDGKWVPFDGDDIQLEFVRIDPFVRTFLKRNGGKYSVRFKLPDVYGVFQFKVDYNRLGYTHLYSSTQVSVRPLQHTQYERFIPSAYPYYAGAFSMMVGLFMFSIVFLHMKEKEKSD; from the exons ATGGCGGCGGCCGCGGTCCGTCTGTGGTGGCTCctggcggtggcggcggccggggctgagggggggcCCCGcaccctggtgctgctggagaaCGGCAACCTGCGGGACACGCACTCGCTCTTCTTCCGCAGCCTGGCGG ACAGGGGCTTCGATCTCACTTTCCGCACAGCGGATGATGCTGGCCTGTCCCTGATAAAATACGGAGAATTTCTGTATGACAACTTGATCATCTTCTCACCATCCATAGAAG ATTTTGGTGGAAACATCAACGTGGAGACCATCACCGCTTTCATCGATGGAGGCGGTAGCGTCCTCGTTGCCGCCAGCTCAGACATCG GCGACCCGCTGCGAGAGCTGGGCAGTGAGTGTGGGATCGAGTTTGATGAGGAAAGGACAGCTGTCATCGACCATCACAACTACGATATATCCGACCCCGGCCAG caCACGCTCATAGTTGCAGATGCTGAAAATCTCCTGAAGGCCCCCACCATTGTGGGTAAAGCGGCACTGAACCCCATCCTTTTCCGAGGAGTTGG GATGGTGGCTGATCCTGACAACCCACTGGTGCTGGATATCCTGACCGGTTCTTCTACCTCTTACTCCTTCTTCCCAGATAAGCCTATTACTCAG TACCCGCACGCGGTTGGGAAGAACACCCTGCTGATCGCGGGACTCCAAGCCCGGAACAACGCCCGTGTTGTTTTCAGTGGCTCCTTGGATTTCTTTAGCGATGCCTTCTTCAATTCCGCTGTGCAGAAAGCTGCCCCTGGCTCCAAGAG GTACTCGCAGACGGGTAATTACGAGCTGGCTGTTGCCTTGTCCCGCTGGGTGTTCAAGGAGGAGGGAGTGCTGCGCGTCGGAGCGGTGTCCCACCACCGCGTGGGGGAACTTGCGCCTCCCCACGCCTACACTGTCACCGATCTCGTG GAGTACAGCATCATAATTGAAAAGCTTTCTGACGGCAAGTGGGTCCCCTTCGACGGAGATGATATTCAGCTGGAGTTCGTCCGCATCGATCCCTTCGTGCGGACCTTCCTGAAGAGGAATG GTGGCAAATACAGCGTGCGGTTCAAGCTGCCGGACGTCTACGGAGTGTTTCAGTTTAAAGTGGATTACAACCGGTTGGGTTATACCCACCTCTACTCCTCCACCCAG gtGTCTGTCCGTCCTCTCCAGCACACACAGTACGAACGTTTCATCCCCTCGGCGTACCCGTACTACGCCGGCGCCTTCTCCATGATGGTTGGCCTCTTCATGTTCAGCATCGTCTTCCTGCAcatgaaggagaaggagaaatctGACTGA